One region of Streptomyces capillispiralis genomic DNA includes:
- a CDS encoding inositol-3-phosphate synthase, whose amino-acid sequence MGSVRVAIVGVGNCAASLVQGVEYYKDADAASKVPGLMHVQFGDYHVGDVEFVAAFDVDAKKVGLDLADAIGASENNTIKICDVPSTGVTVQRGHTLDGLGKYYRETIEESADEPVDVVQVLKDKQVDVLVCYLPVGSEDAAKFYAQCAIDAKVAFVNALPVFIAGTKEWADKFTEAGVPIVGDDIKSQVGATITHRVMAKLFEDRGVVLDRTMQLNVGGNMDFKNMLERDRLESKKISKTQAVTSQIPDRDLGEKNVHIGPSDYVAWLDDRKWAYVRLEGRAFGDVPLNLEYKLEVWDSPNSAGVIIDALRAAKIAKDRGIGGPILSASSYFMKSPPVQYFDDEARENVEKFIQGEVER is encoded by the coding sequence ATGGGTTCGGTTCGCGTAGCCATCGTCGGCGTGGGCAACTGCGCCGCATCGCTGGTGCAGGGAGTCGAGTACTACAAGGACGCCGACGCGGCGTCCAAGGTGCCGGGCCTGATGCACGTCCAGTTCGGCGACTACCACGTGGGCGACGTCGAGTTCGTCGCCGCCTTCGACGTGGACGCCAAGAAGGTCGGTCTCGACCTCGCGGACGCCATCGGCGCCTCCGAGAACAACACCATCAAGATCTGCGACGTCCCCAGCACCGGTGTGACGGTCCAGCGCGGCCACACGCTCGACGGCCTCGGCAAGTACTACCGCGAGACCATCGAGGAGTCCGCCGACGAGCCGGTCGACGTCGTCCAGGTCCTCAAGGACAAGCAGGTCGACGTCCTCGTCTGCTACCTGCCCGTCGGCTCCGAGGACGCGGCGAAGTTCTACGCCCAGTGCGCCATCGACGCCAAGGTCGCCTTCGTCAACGCCCTCCCGGTCTTCATCGCCGGCACCAAGGAGTGGGCGGACAAGTTCACCGAGGCGGGCGTCCCGATCGTCGGTGACGACATCAAGTCCCAGGTCGGCGCGACCATCACGCACCGCGTCATGGCGAAGCTGTTCGAGGACCGCGGTGTCGTCCTGGACCGCACGATGCAGCTGAACGTCGGCGGCAACATGGACTTCAAGAACATGCTCGAGCGGGACCGCCTCGAGTCCAAGAAGATCTCCAAGACGCAGGCCGTCACCTCCCAGATCCCCGACCGGGACCTCGGCGAGAAGAACGTCCACATCGGCCCGTCCGACTACGTCGCCTGGCTGGACGACCGCAAGTGGGCCTACGTCCGTCTCGAGGGCCGCGCCTTCGGTGACGTCCCGCTGAACCTCGAGTACAAGCTCGAGGTCTGGGACTCCCCGAACTCCGCCGGCGTCATCATCGACGCCCTGCGCGCCGCGAAGATCGCCAAGGACCGGGGCATCGGCGGCCCGATCCTCTCGGCGTCCTCGTACTTCATGAAGTCCCCGCCGGTGCAGTACTTCGACGACGAGGCCCGCGAGAACGTCGAGAAGTTCATCCAGGGCGAGGTCGAGCGCTAA
- the rpsF gene encoding 30S ribosomal protein S6 — MRHYEVMVILDPDLEERAVSPLIENFLSVVRDGGGKVEKVDTWGRRRLSYEIKKKPEGIYSVIDLQAEPAVVKELDRQMNLNESVLRTKVLRPETH, encoded by the coding sequence ATGCGTCACTACGAGGTGATGGTCATCCTCGACCCCGATCTCGAGGAGCGTGCTGTCTCCCCGCTGATCGAGAACTTCCTTTCTGTCGTCCGTGACGGCGGCGGAAAGGTCGAGAAGGTCGACACCTGGGGCCGTCGTCGTCTCTCGTACGAGATCAAGAAGAAGCCCGAGGGCATCTACTCGGTCATCGACCTGCAGGCCGAGCCTGCGGTCGTCAAGGAGCTCGACCGCCAGATGAACCTGAACGAGTCGGTCCTCCGGACCAAGGTCCTCCGCCCCGAGACCCACTGA
- a CDS encoding alanine racemase encodes MALTLYVDTARWRAHHKHVQEQFPGLVPVCKGNGYGFGHERLAEEATRLGSDVLAVGTTYEAARIKDWFGGDLLVLTPYRRGEEPVPLPDRVIRSVSSIDGVYGLVGARVVIEVMSSMKRHGIGEQDLPQLHAAIENVRLEGFAIHLPLDRTDGSDAVEEVIGWMDRLRAARLPLHTMFVSHLKADELARLQQQFPQTRFRARIGTRLWLGDHEATEYRGAVLDVTRVVKGERFGYRQQKAASDGYLVVVAGGTSHGVGLEAPKALHGVMPRAKGVARAGLATVNRNLSPFVWGGKQRWFAEPPHMQVSILFVPSDAPEPTVGEELVAHLRHTTTQFDRLVDR; translated from the coding sequence ATGGCGCTCACGCTCTACGTCGACACCGCGCGCTGGCGGGCGCATCACAAGCACGTGCAGGAGCAGTTCCCGGGACTCGTCCCCGTCTGCAAGGGCAACGGCTACGGCTTCGGCCACGAGCGGCTGGCCGAGGAGGCCACACGGCTGGGCTCGGACGTCCTCGCGGTCGGCACGACGTACGAGGCCGCACGGATCAAGGACTGGTTCGGCGGTGACCTGCTGGTGCTGACGCCGTACCGGCGCGGCGAGGAGCCCGTACCGCTGCCCGACCGGGTCATCCGCTCGGTGTCGTCGATCGACGGCGTGTACGGCCTGGTGGGCGCCCGCGTCGTCATCGAGGTGATGTCCTCGATGAAGCGGCACGGCATCGGCGAGCAGGACCTGCCCCAGCTGCACGCCGCGATAGAGAACGTCCGGCTGGAGGGGTTCGCCATCCATCTGCCCCTGGACCGTACCGACGGCTCGGACGCCGTCGAGGAGGTCATCGGCTGGATGGACCGGCTGCGGGCGGCCCGCCTGCCGCTGCACACCATGTTCGTGAGCCATCTCAAGGCCGATGAACTCGCGCGGCTCCAGCAGCAGTTCCCGCAGACCCGTTTCCGCGCCCGCATCGGCACCCGGCTCTGGCTGGGGGACCACGAGGCCACCGAGTACCGCGGCGCGGTCCTGGACGTCACGCGCGTCGTAAAGGGGGAGCGGTTCGGCTACCGGCAGCAGAAGGCCGCCTCCGACGGCTACCTGGTCGTCGTGGCGGGCGGTACGTCGCACGGGGTGGGCCTGGAGGCCCCCAAGGCCCTGCACGGCGTCATGCCGCGCGCCAAGGGCGTCGCCCGCGCCGGCCTCGCCACGGTCAACCGGAACCTCTCGCCGTTCGTCTGGGGCGGCAAGCAGCGCTGGTTCGCCGAGCCGCCGCACATGCAGGTGTCGATCCTCTTCGTGCCCTCGGACGCGCCGGAACCGACCGTCGGCGAGGAACTGGTCGCTCATCTGCGTCACACCACCACGCAGTTCGACCGGCTCGTCGACCGCTGA
- a CDS encoding single-stranded DNA-binding protein, with protein MAGETVITVVGNLVDDPELRFTPSGAAVAKFRVASTPRTFDRQTNEWKDGESLFLTCSVWRQAAENVAESLQRGMRVIVQGRLKQRSYEDREGVKRTVYELDVEEVGASLRNATAKVTKTTGRGGQGGYGGGGGGGQQGGGGWGGGPGGGQQGGGAPADDPWATGAPAGGQQGGGGGGWGGGSGSGSGSGGGYSDEPPF; from the coding sequence ATGGCAGGCGAGACCGTCATCACGGTCGTCGGCAATCTTGTCGATGACCCCGAGCTGCGCTTCACCCCGTCCGGTGCGGCCGTCGCGAAGTTCCGTGTCGCGTCGACTCCCCGCACCTTCGACCGCCAGACGAACGAGTGGAAGGACGGCGAGAGCCTGTTCCTGACCTGCTCGGTCTGGCGTCAGGCGGCGGAGAACGTCGCCGAGTCGCTCCAGCGAGGCATGCGCGTCATTGTGCAGGGCCGGCTGAAGCAGCGGTCCTACGAGGACCGTGAGGGCGTCAAGCGCACGGTCTACGAGCTGGACGTCGAGGAAGTCGGCGCCAGCCTGCGCAACGCCACGGCCAAGGTCACCAAGACCACCGGCCGCGGTGGCCAGGGCGGCTACGGCGGCGGTGGCGGCGGCGGCCAGCAGGGTGGCGGCGGCTGGGGCGGTGGCCCCGGTGGCGGCCAGCAGGGTGGCGGCGCTCCCGCCGACGACCCGTGGGCGACCGGCGCTCCCGCCGGTGGCCAGCAGGGCGGCGGTGGCGGTGGCTGGGGCGGTGGCTCCGGCTCCGGTTCCGGCAGCGGCGGCGGCTACTCGGACGAGCCCCCCTTCTAG
- a CDS encoding transglycosylase domain-containing protein gives MSEHRRKPPQPQGGGRAAARRGQSGSSSGRRAAPRGATGSPSHSHGSVSHGSGGEERTYGSRAEARRAAQRGGGRRAGATGPGRGRGRGAPPGKKRIIDYPRHNKDGWQRWMPSWKLVSGLFIGFFGSLIAVAGIGYALVSVPSEENAAALSENNVYYWADGSQMVATGSGQNRQNVTIERIPEAMQWAVISAENKSFYQDKGVDPMGIARALANMARGGDTQGGSTITQQFVKNTYLSQEQTVSRKFKEMFISIKVGTKLTKAEILQGYLNTSYYGRGAYGIQAAAQTYYGKDAVDLTPSECAFLAALLKGPTYYDPAGNQNLDSSASADANRKRSEERWGWILEQMHEDEHLSDAEYQEAIKEYPMPQGRKATKGMTGQISYLVDTAKRYVMKNSDIPEAQFDQGGYQIYTTFEKDKVEALAKAVKKVEQEKIDPEKRELDKHVQFGAASVKPNDGAIVALYGGAGFENGHFNNNADTSGVPVGSTWKPFVLAAAMEHGTYKTNGQGVSPQSKYNGDDHLQIKNNDGSLVLKKDNTPFYQENESDYPWGYITLHKAMEQSVNTPFVQLGMDVGMKNVADVAEKSGILKDSFAGLNASFALGTSTPSAIRMADAYATFAASGKQADPYSVTAVKHKGSELPGFEKPRVKRAMPENVAHNVTNVLENVIENGTGKNALELGRTAAGKTGTTDENKSAWFVGYTQQLSTSVAMFREDPKSHKLLSMNGTAGEDSIHGGDVPTEVWTEYMKAALKGEPDPGFPEAEEIGEIADGIGAPSPTPTITETEEATPSESPTPTESETTPTPTESTTCEPFDFNCEDEEETGGTGPGGTDTGGTDGGVTSSPEPTESGDPGTSNGNGNGNGGLFGGPAG, from the coding sequence ATGAGCGAGCACCGTCGCAAACCGCCGCAGCCGCAGGGAGGCGGACGTGCCGCGGCCCGACGCGGCCAGTCCGGCTCGTCCTCCGGCCGCCGCGCGGCTCCGCGAGGCGCCACCGGGTCTCCGTCCCACTCCCATGGGTCGGTCTCCCACGGCTCGGGGGGTGAGGAACGTACGTACGGCAGTCGCGCCGAGGCGCGGCGCGCCGCGCAGAGAGGCGGAGGCCGCCGCGCGGGTGCCACCGGCCCCGGGCGTGGCAGGGGGCGCGGAGCTCCTCCCGGCAAGAAGCGGATCATCGACTATCCGCGCCACAACAAGGACGGCTGGCAGCGCTGGATGCCGTCCTGGAAGCTCGTGTCCGGTCTGTTCATCGGGTTCTTCGGGAGCCTCATCGCCGTGGCCGGCATCGGGTACGCCCTGGTGAGCGTGCCGAGCGAGGAGAACGCCGCGGCGCTGTCGGAGAACAACGTCTACTACTGGGCCGACGGCAGTCAGATGGTCGCCACCGGCAGTGGCCAGAACCGGCAGAACGTGACGATCGAGCGGATCCCCGAAGCCATGCAGTGGGCGGTGATCTCGGCCGAGAACAAGAGCTTCTATCAGGACAAGGGCGTCGACCCCATGGGTATCGCCCGGGCGCTCGCCAACATGGCGCGGGGCGGTGACACGCAGGGTGGTTCGACGATCACCCAGCAGTTCGTGAAGAACACCTACCTCAGCCAGGAGCAGACGGTCTCCCGAAAGTTCAAGGAGATGTTCATCTCCATCAAGGTGGGCACGAAGCTCACCAAGGCCGAGATCCTCCAGGGCTACCTGAACACCTCGTACTACGGCCGGGGTGCCTACGGCATCCAGGCCGCCGCGCAGACGTACTACGGCAAGGACGCGGTCGACCTCACGCCCAGCGAGTGCGCGTTCCTCGCCGCACTGCTCAAGGGCCCGACGTACTACGACCCCGCGGGCAACCAGAACCTCGACAGCTCAGCCTCCGCCGACGCCAACCGCAAGCGTTCCGAGGAGCGCTGGGGCTGGATCCTCGAGCAGATGCACGAGGACGAGCACCTCTCGGACGCCGAGTACCAGGAGGCGATCAAGGAGTACCCCATGCCCCAGGGCCGCAAGGCGACCAAGGGCATGACCGGCCAGATCAGCTATCTGGTGGACACGGCGAAGCGGTACGTCATGAAGAACTCCGACATCCCGGAGGCGCAGTTCGACCAGGGCGGCTACCAGATCTACACGACCTTCGAGAAGGACAAGGTCGAGGCACTGGCCAAGGCCGTGAAGAAGGTCGAGCAGGAGAAGATCGACCCGGAGAAGCGCGAACTGGACAAGCACGTTCAGTTCGGTGCGGCGTCGGTGAAGCCCAACGACGGCGCGATCGTCGCTCTCTACGGCGGAGCCGGCTTTGAGAACGGTCACTTCAACAACAACGCCGACACCTCGGGCGTCCCCGTCGGTTCGACCTGGAAGCCGTTCGTGCTCGCCGCCGCCATGGAGCACGGCACCTACAAGACCAATGGCCAGGGTGTCTCACCACAGAGCAAGTACAACGGTGACGACCACCTGCAGATCAAGAACAACGACGGCTCCCTCGTCCTCAAGAAGGACAACACGCCCTTCTACCAGGAGAACGAGAGCGACTACCCGTGGGGTTACATCACCCTGCACAAGGCGATGGAGCAGTCCGTCAACACCCCCTTCGTCCAGCTCGGCATGGACGTGGGGATGAAGAACGTGGCGGACGTCGCCGAGAAGTCCGGCATCCTCAAGGACAGCTTCGCCGGGCTGAACGCCTCGTTCGCCCTGGGTACGTCGACCCCGAGCGCCATCCGCATGGCGGACGCCTACGCGACCTTCGCGGCCTCCGGCAAGCAGGCCGACCCGTACTCGGTGACCGCGGTCAAGCACAAGGGGTCGGAACTGCCCGGCTTCGAGAAGCCGCGGGTCAAGCGGGCGATGCCCGAGAACGTGGCGCACAACGTCACCAACGTCCTCGAGAACGTGATCGAGAACGGTACCGGTAAGAACGCGCTGGAGCTGGGGCGTACGGCCGCGGGCAAGACGGGTACGACGGACGAGAACAAGTCCGCCTGGTTCGTCGGCTACACCCAGCAGCTGTCGACCTCGGTCGCCATGTTCCGCGAGGACCCCAAGAGCCACAAGCTGCTCTCCATGAACGGCACCGCGGGTGAGGACTCCATCCACGGTGGTGACGTTCCCACGGAGGTGTGGACCGAGTACATGAAGGCCGCGCTGAAGGGAGAGCCCGACCCGGGCTTCCCCGAAGCCGAGGAGATCGGCGAGATCGCGGACGGGATCGGCGCGCCGTCCCCGACCCCGACCATCACGGAGACCGAGGAGGCGACCCCGTCGGAGTCTCCGACGCCCACCGAGTCCGAGACCACTCCGACGCCGACCGAGTCCACCACGTGTGAACCGTTCGACTTCAACTGCGAGGACGAAGAGGAGACGGGTGGAACCGGTCCGGGAGGCACCGACACCGGTGGCACGGACGGAGGGGTGACCAGTTCACCGGAGCCGACCGAAAGCGGTGACCCCGGCACCAGCAACGGGAACGGCAACGGCAATGGCGGCCTCTTCGGGGGCCCCGCCGGTTAG
- a CDS encoding PadR family transcriptional regulator, with protein MSRRSGILEFAVLGLLRESPMHGYELRKRLNTSLGVFRAFSYGTLYPCLKTLVANGWLIEEPGNTTEDALAAPLTGRRAKIVYRLTAEGKEHFEQLLSQTGPDAYEDETFAARFAFFGQTSRDVRMRVLEGRRSRLEERLEKMRASLARTRERLDDYTLELQRHGMESVEREVRWLNELIESERAGRDLKGSASGGSAQQDTTSGATGGLPRPGDDPGPDSPDDTAT; from the coding sequence ATGAGCCGGCGTTCCGGGATCCTCGAGTTCGCCGTACTCGGCCTGCTCCGCGAATCTCCGATGCACGGCTATGAGCTGCGCAAACGACTCAATACGTCACTGGGTGTGTTCCGCGCCTTCAGCTACGGAACGCTGTACCCCTGCCTCAAGACGCTGGTCGCCAACGGCTGGTTGATCGAGGAACCGGGGAACACCACCGAGGACGCTCTGGCCGCTCCGCTCACGGGGCGCCGCGCGAAGATCGTCTACCGGTTGACGGCGGAGGGTAAGGAGCACTTCGAGCAGCTGCTCTCCCAGACGGGGCCGGACGCGTACGAGGACGAGACCTTCGCCGCGCGGTTCGCCTTCTTCGGGCAGACGTCGCGCGACGTGCGCATGCGCGTGCTCGAGGGCCGCCGCAGCCGGCTGGAGGAGCGCCTCGAGAAGATGCGCGCCTCCCTGGCCCGGACCCGGGAGCGCCTCGACGACTACACGCTTGAGCTCCAGCGCCACGGGATGGAGTCCGTGGAGCGCGAAGTGCGCTGGCTGAACGAGCTCATCGAGAGCGAGCGGGCCGGGCGGGACCTGAAGGGGTCCGCCAGCGGAGGCTCCGCTCAGCAGGACACCACATCTGGAGCGACGGGCGGCCTGCCCCGGCCCGGGGACGACCCCGGGCCGGATTCGCCCGACGACACCGCCACGTGA
- a CDS encoding glycosyltransferase family 87 protein, producing the protein MCGMPSGESTRASVHEPERVRPTEEDPVAAAGSELIGGPLGRRALSGGSWWIPVRVIALVAIGMFALGLIQKAPCYNGAWFFGASSQYTHACYSDIPHLYQGRGFADGLVPYFDKLPGDMQYLEYPVLTGVFMEVAAWLTPGSGSIQDQEQWYWMVNAGMLMVCAAVIAVCVTRTHARRPWDGLLVALAPAFALTATINWDLLAVALTAAAMLMWSRGRSLAFGVLLGLATAAKLYPVLLLGPLLVLCWRAGRWRAYGTALVGAAAAWLVVNGPVMLFAYDGWSKFYAFSKERGVDFGSFWLIMAQNSDDPLSTDTVNTLATLLMALCCAGVAALALMAPRRPRFAQLAFLVVAAFILTNKVYSPQYVLWLVPLAALARPKWRDFLVWQACEVAYFLGIWMYLAYTTSGDAHKGLPTDGYHWAIGVHLLGTFYLCVMVVRDILMPERDPVRRSGDDDPSGGVLDGAEDSFVLGPAARPARHAAHFDGPQVEWGRAGAASGSL; encoded by the coding sequence ATGTGCGGCATGCCCAGTGGAGAATCGACGCGAGCGAGCGTCCACGAGCCGGAACGGGTGCGGCCGACCGAGGAGGACCCGGTCGCGGCGGCCGGCAGCGAGCTGATCGGCGGTCCGCTCGGGCGGCGTGCCCTGAGTGGCGGATCCTGGTGGATCCCGGTGCGCGTGATCGCCCTCGTGGCGATCGGAATGTTCGCGCTCGGTCTGATCCAGAAGGCACCCTGCTACAACGGCGCCTGGTTCTTCGGTGCCAGCTCGCAGTACACGCACGCGTGCTACTCGGATATTCCGCACCTCTACCAGGGGCGCGGCTTCGCCGACGGGCTGGTGCCGTACTTCGACAAACTCCCCGGGGACATGCAGTACCTCGAGTACCCGGTGCTGACCGGCGTGTTCATGGAGGTCGCCGCCTGGCTCACGCCCGGCAGCGGCAGCATCCAGGACCAGGAGCAGTGGTACTGGATGGTCAACGCCGGGATGCTCATGGTCTGCGCGGCCGTCATCGCCGTCTGCGTGACCCGCACCCACGCCCGGCGACCCTGGGACGGTCTGCTGGTCGCGCTGGCACCGGCCTTCGCGCTCACCGCGACCATCAACTGGGACCTGCTGGCGGTCGCTCTGACGGCCGCCGCGATGCTGATGTGGTCACGGGGGCGTTCCCTCGCCTTCGGCGTCCTGCTGGGGCTCGCCACGGCCGCCAAGCTCTATCCCGTGCTGCTGCTCGGGCCACTGCTGGTGCTCTGCTGGCGCGCGGGGCGATGGCGGGCGTACGGGACGGCTCTCGTCGGGGCGGCGGCCGCCTGGCTCGTCGTGAACGGACCCGTGATGCTGTTCGCGTACGACGGCTGGTCGAAGTTCTACGCCTTCAGCAAGGAGCGCGGCGTCGACTTCGGATCCTTCTGGCTGATCATGGCGCAGAACTCGGACGACCCGCTGAGCACTGACACGGTCAACACGCTCGCCACCCTGTTGATGGCGCTGTGCTGCGCGGGCGTCGCGGCGCTCGCGCTCATGGCTCCGCGCCGGCCGCGCTTCGCCCAGCTCGCCTTCCTGGTCGTCGCGGCGTTCATCCTCACCAACAAGGTCTACTCGCCGCAGTACGTCCTGTGGCTGGTGCCGCTGGCGGCTCTCGCCCGGCCGAAATGGCGGGACTTCCTGGTCTGGCAGGCCTGTGAGGTGGCGTACTTCCTGGGCATCTGGATGTATCTCGCGTACACGACCAGCGGGGACGCCCACAAGGGCCTGCCCACCGACGGCTACCATTGGGCCATCGGTGTCCACCTGCTGGGGACGTTCTACCTGTGTGTCATGGTCGTGCGCGACATCCTGATGCCGGAGCGGGATCCGGTGCGCCGGTCCGGTGACGACGACCCGTCGGGCGGGGTGCTGGACGGAGCCGAGGACTCCTTCGTGCTCGGCCCCGCGGCCCGTCCCGCGCGCCACGCGGCCCACTTCGACGGGCCACAGGTCGAGTGGGGCAGGGCGGGAGCCGCGAGCGGTTCGCTCTGA
- the rplI gene encoding 50S ribosomal protein L9 produces MKIILTHEVSGLGAAGDVVDVKDGYARNYLVPRKLAIRWTKGGEKDVEQIRRARKIHEIQTIEQANQVKAQLEGVKVRLAVRSGDAGRLFGSVTPADIASAIKAAGGPDVDKRRIEMGSPIKTLGAHETSVRLHPEVAAKVNIEVVAA; encoded by the coding sequence ATGAAGATCATCCTCACCCACGAGGTCTCCGGCCTCGGTGCCGCGGGCGACGTCGTCGACGTCAAGGACGGCTACGCTCGCAACTACCTGGTTCCGCGGAAGCTCGCGATCCGTTGGACCAAGGGTGGCGAGAAGGACGTCGAGCAGATCCGTCGTGCTCGCAAGATCCACGAGATCCAGACCATCGAGCAGGCCAACCAGGTGAAGGCCCAGCTCGAGGGCGTCAAGGTCCGTCTGGCCGTTCGCTCCGGCGACGCCGGTCGTCTCTTCGGTTCCGTCACCCCGGCCGACATCGCTTCGGCGATCAAGGCCGCCGGTGGCCCCGATGTCGACAAGCGCCGCATCGAGATGGGCTCGCCGATCAAGACGCTGGGCGCCCACGAGACGTCGGTGCGTCTGCACCCCGAGGTTGCCGCCAAGGTCAACATCGAGGTCGTCGCTGCCTGA
- the rpsR gene encoding 30S ribosomal protein S18 — protein sequence MAKPPVRKPKKKVCAFCKDKVTYVDYKDTNMLRKFISDRGKIRARRVTGNCTQHQRDVATAVKNSREMALLPYTSTAR from the coding sequence ATGGCGAAGCCGCCTGTGCGCAAGCCGAAGAAGAAGGTCTGCGCATTCTGCAAGGACAAGGTCACGTACGTGGACTACAAGGACACGAACATGCTGCGGAAGTTCATTTCCGACCGCGGCAAGATCCGTGCCCGCCGCGTGACCGGCAACTGCACGCAGCACCAGCGTGACGTCGCCACGGCCGTCAAGAACAGCCGTGAGATGGCGCTGCTGCCCTACACCTCCACCGCGCGATAA
- the femX gene encoding peptidoglycan bridge formation glycyltransferase FemX produces the protein MSLTLRTISREQHLAYIQSLPSASHMQVPAWADVKAEWRSENLGWFDDRTGELVGAGLVLYRQLPKIKRYLAYLPEGPVINWFAPNLQDWIEPMLAHLKQQGAFSVKMGPPVIIRRWEATTIKKGIQDQDVKRLRDLEADFIEPRAFEVADKLRRMGWQQGEDGGAGFGDVQPRYVYQVPLANRALEDVHKNFNQLWRRNIKKAEKAGVEVVQGGYEDLAEWQRLYEITAVRDHFRPRPLSYFQRMWSALNTEDPNRMRLYFARHNGVNLSAATMLIVGGHVWYSYGASDNIGREVRPSNAMQWRMLRDAYALGATVYDLRGISDSLDETDHLFGLIQFKVGTGGQAAEYLGEWDFPLNKLLHKALDIYMSRR, from the coding sequence ATGAGCCTGACCCTGAGGACCATCAGCCGAGAGCAGCATCTGGCCTACATCCAGAGCCTGCCGTCGGCGAGTCACATGCAGGTCCCGGCCTGGGCCGACGTCAAGGCGGAGTGGCGCTCGGAGAACCTCGGCTGGTTCGACGACCGGACCGGTGAGCTGGTCGGGGCCGGCCTCGTCCTCTACCGGCAGCTCCCCAAGATCAAGCGCTACCTCGCCTATCTGCCCGAGGGCCCGGTCATCAACTGGTTCGCGCCGAATCTCCAGGACTGGATCGAGCCGATGCTCGCGCACCTGAAGCAGCAGGGCGCCTTCTCGGTGAAGATGGGCCCGCCGGTGATCATCCGGCGCTGGGAGGCCACGACCATCAAGAAGGGCATCCAGGACCAGGACGTGAAGCGTCTGCGCGACCTGGAGGCCGACTTCATCGAGCCCCGTGCCTTCGAGGTCGCCGACAAGCTGCGCCGCATGGGCTGGCAGCAGGGCGAGGACGGCGGCGCCGGCTTCGGCGACGTCCAGCCCCGCTACGTCTACCAGGTGCCGCTGGCCAACCGCGCCCTGGAAGACGTCCACAAGAACTTCAACCAGCTGTGGCGCCGCAACATCAAGAAGGCGGAGAAGGCCGGCGTCGAGGTCGTCCAGGGCGGCTACGAGGACCTGGCCGAGTGGCAGCGGCTGTACGAGATCACCGCGGTGCGCGACCACTTCCGGCCCCGCCCGCTGTCGTACTTCCAGCGCATGTGGTCGGCCCTCAACACCGAGGACCCCAACCGCATGCGGCTGTACTTCGCCCGGCACAACGGCGTGAACCTGTCCGCGGCGACGATGCTGATCGTCGGCGGGCACGTCTGGTACTCCTACGGCGCCTCCGACAACATCGGCCGCGAGGTCCGGCCCTCGAACGCGATGCAGTGGCGGATGCTGCGCGACGCCTACGCGCTCGGCGCCACCGTCTACGACCTGCGGGGCATCTCCGACTCGCTGGACGAGACCGACCACCTCTTCGGTCTGATCCAGTTCAAGGTGGGCACCGGCGGCCAGGCGGCCGAGTACCTCGGTGAGTGGGACTTCCCGCTGAACAAGCTGCTCCACAAGGCGCTCGACATCTACATGTCGCGCCGCTGA